In Glycine soja cultivar W05 chromosome 10, ASM419377v2, whole genome shotgun sequence, the genomic stretch agctttcgtgctctcttcttcttctccctgTGTGCATCTGAGCATCGTGTTCGTCGCACTCGAGCATCGTCACAAGTCTctgcttcttctccttcgccACCATACCTAGGTATGTTTCGTCTCCTTCGCGTTGTCTTGTCCTTCTCTctgtcttcttctccatctaagctTTCTTGCTCTCTTTGTTCTCCATCTACCTTGAAGCTGTATGTTCTCCATCTGACCATCATTTTGTCTAAGGTCGAGCATCGTGTTCGTCGCACTCGAGCATCGTCAGAAGTCtgtgcttcttctccttcgccACCTCACGTAGGTATGTTTGGTCTAATCCTGTATGAATATTTGATTGCATTCATGTATCGCACACTTAATGAACTAAACATGGCTAGGGTATCTCATATTTAACTCGAGCATCGTGACAACATTGTGCTTCTTCTCCTTAGTGAAGTTTCCCTTACCCTTATTGTGTTCTTGTAACAGTTTAAGAGTTAACGCCTATTATTGGAGTTTAACAGTTTCCCTTACCCTTATTGTGTTCTTGTAAAAGTTTAAGAGTTTAAGAGTTAACGCCTATTATTGGAGTTTAACAGTTTCCCTTACCCTTATTGTGTTCTTGTAACAGTTTAAGAGTTTAAGAGTTAACGCCTCCTAGTTCCTAAAACCTTCCTTAAGATTAGAGgaccattggttaaaatgaagAGTAAAATCCTTGTCCATTGCTTTGATCCACGACCATAGTAGGAATAGGGCATCTTCTAACAATTTGATTCCATGAAAAGTTGTATCTTGGAACACCACCTTATTTCTATGGTGCCATATTGTCCAAGTTAAAGCAATCCACCAGCATTTCCAGGTTTTGGACCTGACTCCATCTGCTACCTCCATTCCATGTTGCAGAAAATGGTCCTTATGATTTTGTGGCATTACAATGATAAGATTAACCCAAGACATTGATTCCCACCATAAAGGGAGGGTTTTGCTACAATTGAAGAACAAGTGTTTAGCCcttaattgattaaattccAAGCAGCATGGCTAAAAGCTTTTGAGTTCTGcccttaattgttttttttattcttctgtattttatactttttttctatAGTTCATTTCATCATCATTGTAACTATAGCTGCCCATTATAAAATAGCTTAGACAATCTAGGTCTACTGCTTCTGAACCTTTTATTTATCCTTgaagtagtttaatttttttttttatttgtgttcaaCTAGTGAAGAGTGAAGACTGAAGTTGTTCTGTGAGACTCGttgattttcctttcatttcgaTGGAAGCCTAAGCAATACACTACCACTGAATTGCCAGTAAGAAAAATTGGTCaggaaacacacacacacacacacacaaaccctaatgacacacacacacacacacacacgtatgATAGAAAAACACAGACACACACTgatgacacacacacatacacacacactcatcatacaaagacacacacacaagtttgataacaaatttgttcAATTATACATGCAGAAATTTGTTCAGTTCTGACTTGTTAGCTGTGACAAGGTAGTTGGCCTCTTCATAAGGTACTTATCTAAGTATAACTTAAATTCTACTGCAGTGGTGATGACCTACTaatattagtgaaaacaaattCGCCTActgtaccttagttaatttgttaacagttgtaaaaaatgaattgattttaacttgagttattcgtattttaagttttcaaatatgcttgcatgatttttttttttttttgcactgcaAAAATCTGAAGATGGAAGTCTGTCTCCATTCCATTTAACCAAGACCAAGTGTGGAATAGATACTACCTTAGGCACCACGTTTTTAGGAATTTTGAAGAATGACAGTAGGTAGATAGGAAGGGCTGTTAGGAATATCCTGCCTCCCATAGAGAGACGTCTCTGCTTCCATTTGGCTACCTTAGGATTTTCAGCTTCCAAATTATCTTATAAATGTTCTCATCTACACTTGATGTACTGGGGTTAATGCATAATCTATAAGCTGATTTAGTAGTATATTGGCCATGGGGTTCAGCCAACCACAGCATAGagtgtaacatcctggaaatttctacccggaatttttgtaaacggtgtattttgaatgattatatatatatatatatatatatatatatatatatatataagtattattcagtgtatatgcatatatgttcctggtagaagtaggaatagtgggggcaagatacgcgggttaggctaaataaggaagagaaatccataactggaaggttataggttaattcttaattaattagtctaaaaatcatcattttgcgtgcgacttagaatttaacaaaaccaacctctgaaccacgctcggggttttattctgagcgttttcatatatatattgcctactttcgaaaactggccccgacgggcgCAGAGAAATGCGAGGGACtagaaccagagaaacggcacgcaaaccgaggtaggactttggcatttcaaaaggtcagatttttctcttcatgtggctgagcatgagtcacatcaagagaaaaatgggccttttgctccactcaaatggagacatgtggcataacctaaaataaaataatagaaaagagaaaaagccttttaaaccaaaaagcaactctctctctctctcctcactcagcccacaTTTCAGAAgctttctccctctccctcacgctgctttttctttcttcttcatcctccaTTGAAACTCCattaaagctccaacctttggtgcccatttctgctccaaatcgcgaaaggaaggcattttcggagtcgtgaagcgcatctctacgtgtgggacctcgaaatttcaggtttgggtagacttctttctcacttgATTTTTGTGCgtattgggttttgggagatatgatgggtagttttgctaggtttctgcttcatgatagttatttgtgaagaaatttgttgaaagcatgttgaacttgccatgttttgatgagttaagcttacccattcagttttagggtttttatgatgatgcttgtgatgtttatgtgctgaaattgcttatggaaaactgttagagatgaagggtagagttaacctagggttagaaagtgagaatatggtgttatgagtggaaaaagagtgagtttTTGAGAGTgggaaggccaaatctggatttagtggtatttggaggttaaagtgagttaaccctagtttgaaatgtcatttaggacttatgagaaagcttgggctgtgcaagagagaaaaacaaatgaccaaagtgaacaaagagccatttctagggtaaaattgggtgttgaggagtcaaattttgattcggtggaattttaggtgtaaatccagtttgagcaagtttaaattgatgttatagacttgtgggAGGTGAgggtttgctccaaatttacctcattctcaatttcacttctcaaaccttgaaaatccattaaattgaggggttttggatacctagattttgtgttgccttggtctgaagcttgcccttggtttagacatgattggtacatgatttgggacttgtaggattcaatttgggcaaaattggatgagggaaagaGTGGTTTTcaaaatctgcactttatgcagaattttgctgttgaaatgtgcagcagaattttgtataagtgcagaaaaatgcttgtgtatgGCTGGTTGTGAAAAGGGTAGTACATATGGGGTTCTGGACATTTGCTagaagatcccaacggtcaaaatgtagaattatgtactagagatttccagtaaaattttcgagtcgattcaacggttaacgaattggaacgaaggaaatgttactggggtatttgtatgtgaaaagctgtgattttgagttgtgttttgggcagagttttctgcctttgccctgttttgcttgaTTTTGTTAGTCCATGATGATTGGATGTGgaattacttggatgttgtggaagcttgggaggattgatggggacccggcgttgagaggaacgaggataagggctacgtgggagtacgtgagctcagttggaggtgggcaacaggggatggtgggttatacgtgatttgtggatgtggagaatCGTTTTGCACCATctcccgaccgccacctagtaccacatgtgatgggtaccccataatccgacaagcttgaaatgaggaagtgtagaagggtgaaacttcctgcttttattcgttgaccacagagtggtacttGGAGATATGTCgtgggggtcaggagaccttggggacgtcaggtggggtgctattgcccaaaaccaagcttgaccaatcccgacccaacccgggcatagtcagtcagtgagaacctgtgatgtacctaagcaggcgagctcctggcagtcaacagataaaaggaacaaagaccacaaagcaaggaggcttgtgtggtggctgggcagctgtgaattttgattgatatatgggatatggcctctggtaatcgattaccaagggtgggtaatcgattacaaggcttaaaagtgAAGACAAGagactaagatggtctctggtaatcgattaccaaggaagtgtaatcgattaccaggcttgaaaacgaggtcaagAAGCTaggagggcttctggtaatcgattaccaaggggtgtaatcgattaccaggcttaggaATGGGACTAGAAGATtatggaggcctctggtaatcgattaccagtctgtgtaatcgattacacagaggaataggccactggtaatcgattaccaggtatgtgtaatcgattacacagtgcctttttcaggctttcatgtcctgaagctgtgtaattcgagtttggcctctggtaatcgattaccaaggctgtgtaatcgattaccagagatgaaaagcctagagataccccttttacttgcatgtagtggttatgagacgcactGTGTTGCGGCGTAGTTAGATATcacgtgaaagagtctacccctttcttttatttcttgtagatcgtgatggcggcgcaactaatccatgaccgagtggagatggagtgcctagagggagcttgggagaccctcgaaggcaatgcgaggtgccgatttcggggcacgattcgattcacggctacttcattggtgcatccagatgaacccgcgcgcacgcttcagcgcactgtggagtggatactacccacgcctacaccataccgtctagtggagccagtccaagtgatcgaggtgacgtcatccgaggaagaccctgaggagctacctcctaagcctgctgtggatgctcttgactttctagagggtgatgaggacccactccctgaggtggattctcccgaggacgtcatgtcggcatctgaggcagactctacggaggatagtggccctggagagatggcgattagtggaggctcttcatcatagtagacagCTCATTGGAccagttttatatactttttgagggtgggtgtatctaggactgactgttaggtttactcttttgtttttgtataggtagacctattgtataggaatttgatgattgtatacatgtggctgaagccaccacagtggacacctttgctctggatgacactatgtatttttgcaaaactcccatatttttgACAGCTTTAAATAATGAATGcacttatgtttaatcttgttatttgaaaataaagcattagcaaactttatttgcaaaagagtttaccgaccgtattttattttattgttttcacatgacaacctaaagtaatggctggcatacctttcctttgaaaaaacaaaatattttagatgtTATGcatgatcagaaagaaatgactccgaatagagttgtgaactggccattcaggactccatggcgatgattttccttctgaacttaattactgtgaaatagagaaagaaacggaaaagaaaaaaaaaattcccatggtttttgttatttaaaccattactattaaaccagtcattattttggggacgccacataGAGTCTTTGATATGTCGTTGTATAGGAACAGAGCAGATTTCTTCCATAAACTGCACATCTAAATCACTTTCATGATCAAATAAGTTCCTTCTCCATCTAAGGTTCCATTCCCAGCGATCATGATTAAATTCTCCCATATTTGAGATGAGACAATTTTGCTgcctactaataaaaaaaagctgATTATATTTATGTTCAAGGGTATAATCTTCCCCTAGCCACTTGTCTGTCCAGAACTTGATTGTTTCCCCACATCCCACCTTCCAAGTCAATTGGTGCTTGAAGATATTGTGATCTGACTGGTGAAATATCTTTCTAAGGTCCCTCCACCAATGAGAAAATCCCCTCTTATCTGTATCATGTTGGAACTCAGGCCATCCACCATATTTAGAGATTAGAACTCTTACCCAAAGCTGCTGCTGACCAGATGCAAAAGCCCATATCCATCTACCCATCAAGGCTACATTGAACTTCgaaatatcctttatacccAATCCCCCCTCATTCTTGGGCAGACAAATATCAGCCCATTTCACCCAAGGAATTTTATTATGAGTATTGTCTCCTCCCCACAGAAATTTCCTTTGTAAGGAAATTAATTTTTGGACTATCCTTTGGGGAATcctgaaaaaggaaagaagataGATTGGAAGAGCATTCAGAACAGAATTGATAAGTGTGACCTTCCCCCCCATGGATATATCTTTCTGGGCCCATTTGGATAGTTTTGCTTTGAATTTAGTAATGAGAGGCTCCCAAACCATCAGACTGGAAGGATTGGCACCAATGGGAATGCCTAAATAGTGAAAGGGGTAATTCATTTGACTGCAGTTCAGGATATTAGCTGCTGCCAAACCCCAATTAACTCCACCTCCTATGATCCCGAATTGACTTTTAGCAAAGTTAATCTTCAAGCCAGAAGCCAATTCAAAGCCTCTAAGCAGGGTCTTTATAGCATGAACATTCTGCCAATCAACCTCACCCACAAAAACAGTATCATCAGCATACTGCAGAATATTAACAGGTTCTCTCTTCTTTCCAACTAGATAGCTTCTATAAAGATTTTTGTGAACTACTTCCCTCATCATACCAGTGAGACCTTCCCAATTATATTGAAGAGCAAGGGGGCTAAAGGATCTCCTTTCCTCAAGCCTCTTGAGGGGTTGAACTCCTTAGATGGGCTACCATTAATCAAAATTGATATGGTTGCTGAATGTAGGCAAGCTGAGATCCATCTTCTCCATTTTTGGCAGAAACCCAATCTAAGCAACATATAATCCAAGAAGGACCAAGACACTGAGTCATAGgccttttcaaaatccaccTTGAAAATCATTGCTGGCTTCTTGCTTCTCATTGCTTCCTCCACCACCTCATTAAGAATCAGGATCCCATGAAGTATATGTCTTCCTTTAATGAAAGCTGACTGTCTTTCATCATTGAATTCATCCATAACAGACCTTAATCTATTAGATAAAAGCTTAGCTATGACTTTATACATGCAGACTATCAAGGATATGAGTCTGTAATCATTTAGGGACTGTGGGTGATACTTTTTGGGAATTAAAGCCACAAAGGAAGCATTGGAGCCTCTAGGAAAGCTTTCATGAGCATAGAACTCATCCACGAATCTTCTAAACTCAAGATTCAACACATCCCAGAATTccttaataaaattgaagttaagGCCATCAGGCCCAGGACACTTATCCCCTCCACAACTCCACATTGCTTGTTTGATCTCTTGGTCAGAGAATGGGACAGTCAGCTATTCTCTTTGCCTCTGAGAAATAGATTTGAAGTGAATTCCATCCAAGGTAGGTCTAGAATGCATCTGCTCAGTGAATCTATTATGGAAGAAGTTGGCAGCAGCTTCATTTTTCACTGCATCAGGTTGCTGGATCTACTCCCCATATATAAATATACTTGGAATATTATTATAAGCTCTCCTGAAATTCATGTATTTGTAGTCCCCCTCCTTCAGCCATCTGGCCCTAGATTTTTGTCTCAATAAAGATTCAAAAGCATTAAAGGCATTCCATAACTCCTGCTGAAGTAAAGTTTTGTCCTTAATCTCTTGATCAGTCAGATTTCGATGAGCAGCTAGATCCTCCACTTCATTTAGCTTCTGCTGAATATTAAGGACCTTCTTAGGATTAATATTCCCCTCTACTTTGCTCCACTGTTTTATAACAGATTTTAAGTTCTTCAACTTATTTTTAAGGGCAATACCCCCCCAGCCCCCCAGCTGGTCCTTTTTCTAGGCCTCCCTCACCATTTTTTGGTACCCCTTTTGCTGCAGCCACCAGTCAAACACTCTAAAGGGCTTTGGGCCCCAGTCCACCATGTTAGTTTGCAATATAGACGGGCAATGATCAGAGAAGTTCCTTTGAAGGACAGTTTGGCAGCTCTCAGGCCAAAGAGATAGCCAATTCTGTGAGACCAAGAATCTATCAAGCCTGCTTTTCACACAGCCATTAGGCCTAATCCAAGTAAAGCTATTCCCAGAACATTTAATTTCCTGAAGCTCCATATCATCAATCCACTGATTAAAGGCTGCAATGTCATAAGGATCTGCCCTTTTTGAGATAAGCTGATTCTTTCCTGAGAACTTCTAATGCTATTGAAGTCCCCAAGGAAACACCACATTCCACTAGGATTAGAAGCCTTCAGCTGCCTCAACTCATCCCATAAAGCTTTCTTCCCAACCAGATCACAAGGAGCATAAACATTGACAAATATCAACTTCTGATTATTACTACAACATATGCCTTCAAGCATTAAGAAGCTTCTacctttttccttcctttctaCCACAAAGGTGGAGTTATTCCACATACATAAAAGGCCACCAGCAGCTTCCACAGATGGAACAAAATCCCAATGACCAGTGGAGTCTCCCGAAATGGCCTGGCAAATACTTTTATTAAAGTTctccctcttggtttcttggaGGCAGACAAGATGCACTTTGTGCTTTACAATGAGCCTTCTAACAGCAGCCCACTTGACTCCCCTCCCCAAACCTCTAGAATTATAGGAGAGAATTATCATAATTGCTGAGATTTAATTCCCTTCTCTGCTGCCATCAAATCATCTTTATTCTCCATATCCAGCAGCAGCCCCTTAACCTTGCTATCTTCTTCCTTATAAGACAAGCCCATTTCCTTCAAGATGTCACATTGCAGCTATATAGGGTCCTCGTATAAAGAAGCCCATTTCCTTCACCATTCCAGCAATCGAGAGTGatcataaaatagaaaaactaagatgaatttaatttaaattactgctTTGTTATCATTCTTGATGGATGTTCTAGCATTCATGAGTATTGACTTTGGTTTAATGGCTTCCATTTCTTAATATATGATTAAATCCTGCTTTGATATTGGATGACCATTGGTTGAAATGAATACCAAAATCCTTCTCCAAATGTGTCAGCCATGTCCATGACCattggtttctttttttttaggttATCATAGACTACTTTTAATTGACATTGTTGTTGAAGGTCGTTCGGGTTATAGCAACTCCAGGTACGTACGTAGGAACTAGCATGTATATACTGctgtttcatttaaaatattatatagtggtgttttctttaaaatgttatatactgGTGTTTGATGTAAAATGTTGCATACTGGTTTCAATGAATGAGGAATTGAGTCCCTTAGGAAAtgaattgatgtaaaaaaacagaaaaccttctgcagtgcttatttttccacccatattttttttatcagccaagataaattatatttatatatattgtgagtaccagaggtacaaaACAGTACATGAATTAGATTGACTTGCCAGCAACATGGTTTCAAGCTCAGACTGAGATCAGTCTCGCAAGGAACCAAAGCTATGTATTACAAAGACCTACAACACCCACTGTCTATGGTTTCTACCCCCCTGAAAAGACAAATCCCGATGCTGTGTTAGATGACCAATAGCTGTAGGTGAAGGCAAAGTCCTTGTCAAAGTTCTTCAGCCATGTCCATAGTGTAAAAATAGCATCCTCCATTAACTTGTTACCATCAAAAGTTTGATTAGAGAAATTTTGGTTATTAAAATAGCATCCATGACTTTTTCGGAGTTGAAATTCTGGTTATTAAAAACCATTAAATTTCTATGCTTCCAAATAGTCATGGATAAAGCTATCCAAAGTACTGCCCATCTATTGTCTGTACATCTTTTGCTACTCCAGCTTGAGAATTGGATGAAGTGATCTTTGGGATCATTGGTGAAAGGACCCACTCTGTCAGCCCATCTCAAAGCCTCCCACCAAAGGCATCTAGTTCTTGTGCAATCAAACATGACATGACCAATAGTTTCCTCCTCTCCATCACATAAAGGACAAGAATACAATGGAAGGCACACCTGCCTCCTTCTTAAGTTAGCCTTAGTAGGCAATCTATCTTTAAAAATTCTCCAAGAGAATGCAGCTGCTCTTGGAGGAATTTTCAGATTCCACATAAACCTGGAAGCATTATCTTCATATTCTGAACTGCCATCTTCCATGAGAAATATGTATGCTGACTTTGTGGAATAGGATCCACTAGGTTCAGCCCTCCAAGTGAGATGATCCATTCTAGAGGAGTGAATCTGAACCCCATCAATCTCATCCATGAAAGCTGCCACCATATCAATTTCATGATCGAAAAAAATTCTCCTCCATTGAAACTTCCAGTCCCACCCATTGTCAACATTCTGACCCATTAAACTGATACTAAGGTCCTGCTGCTGACTCACCTGATATAAAACAGGGTATTTGTCTTTAAGGGTTATATCATCTTCCCTCCATTTGTCTTTCCAAAACTGGATTCTGGCCCCATTACCCACCTTCCACCTCAAGTTAGTGGCCAACCTACTCTGGTGTTGCTGCTGGAAGATAGATTTTAAATCCTTCCACCAAGGAGAATTGTCAACACTACCTCTACCATGTAATAAGGCATGCCATCCCCCATATATAGACACTAGAGTTCTTGCCCAAAGCTGATGAGGATTATTTGCCAGCTACCTAGCAAGGCTTCATTAAACTTGTTCAAATCTTTAATACCCAATCCACCTCTGGCTTTTGGTAAACAAACTGTATCAGCATCAGAAAATCTGGCCACAAGGGCTTCATTCTCACTTTGACCAAGGGAAGGTAGCTGCACACCATCCAGGGTTGGTCTATTAAAATTCTGCTCAGAAAATCTATCTTTGAAATGATTGAAGGCCTCAGTTTTGACTCTACTAGGGTCCTGAACCCATTCCCCATCAATGATCAATCCTTGAATAGCATTATGTCTTCTTCTATGATTTATCAGCTTGTGGAAGTAAGCTGAATTTCTGTCCCCTTCCTTTAACCATTTCACTCTAGCCTTTGGCCTCAGCATACATTCATAGGCATTAGCAGCATGCCACAATTGCTCCTGAAGAGACTTCTTGAGCTCCACTTCAAATTGATTCAGAATTCTGTCAGAGATACCAGCCTCCAAAGCATTCAGCTCCTTCTTTAAAACCTGAATTTTCTTAGCATTAATAACTCCATTGGATGAGCTCCACTGTCGAATGCAAGCTTTAATGAACTTCAATTTTTGCTTGAGGGCATATCCTCCCCATCCACTAGGGTGGAAATTGCTCCATTTAAGGGTCACCATTTCCTGAAATCCCTTGTCCTGCAGCCACCAATCCATGACCTTGAAAGGCTTAGGACCCCAATCAACACTTTTGGATCTTAGAAGGATAGGGCGATGATCTGAAAAATCTCTGTCTAGTACAAACTGTGTTGTGTCAGGCCACTGAAATGATCCTTTGCTACCCTGCAATGAGACACACACagatacacaaacacacacacatagagacaaacacacgcagacacaaacacaaacacaaacacacacacacacacacataaagatacacacacacacacacacacacaaagtcaTGAATtcccatgggtatggagtatcagaagattcatgcttgccccaatgattgcatactctacaggcatgaattccaagaaatgtccaaatgccctgtctgtgggacttcacggtacaaagtgaaggatgaagaggaaagcaattctgatgaaaactgcaacaagggccccccagcgaaggatttgtggtatcttccaatcattccaaggtttaagcgtctgtttgctaacgaggacgacgcaaaagaccttacatggcatgcaaatggaaggatttctgatggaatggtccgtcatccggctgactgctcccagtggaagaagattgatggtttgtatccggatttcgggaatga encodes the following:
- the LOC114371506 gene encoding uncharacterized protein LOC114371506 translates to MREVVHKNLYRSYLVGKKREPVNILQYADDTVFVGEVDWQNVHAIKTLLRGFELASGLKINFAKSQFGIIGGGVNWGLAAANILNCSQMNYPFHYLGIPIGANPSSLMVWEPLITKFKAKLSKWAQKDISMGGKVTLINSVLNALPIYLLSFFRIPQRIVQKLISLQRKFLWGGDNTHNKIPWVKWADICLPKNEGGLGIKDISKFNVALMGRWIWAFASGQQQLWVRVLISKYGGWPEFQHDTDKRGFSHWWRDLRKIFHQSDHNIFKHQLTWKVGCGETIKFWTDKWLGEDYTLEHKYNQLFFISRQQNCLISNMGEFNHDRWEWNLRWRRNLFDHERLDQTYLREVAKEKKHRLLTMLECDEHDARP